A stretch of Ferribacterium limneticum DNA encodes these proteins:
- a CDS encoding PEP-CTERM sorting domain-containing protein (PEP-CTERM proteins occur, often in large numbers, in the proteomes of bacteria that also encode an exosortase, a predicted intramembrane cysteine proteinase. The presence of a PEP-CTERM domain at a protein's C-terminus predicts cleavage within the sorting domain, followed by covalent anchoring to some some component of the (usually Gram-negative) cell surface. Many PEP-CTERM proteins exhibit an unusual sequence composition that includes large numbers of potential glycosylation sites. Expression of one such protein has been shown restore the ability of a bacterium to form floc, a type of biofilm.): MSNKLISTLSVLALAGMVSTSAQALPTPVQTELSVYTQAYAAGGDFVGNYDPAWTTGIAPMAVGTSAYSESNGATANSFGFGASNFSDSAAGAVGFSALGWRTENLLEGRVQLAARFLYQFTMNENGKFNLLWDITSNGLNDPAIGNFNFSISGVGSQLLQRDTGSNEVSFDLLAGTTYSMLILGDWSAEGALGTQGFSEDASFVWNITPTGSSQVPEPNGLLLLGLSLALLFGVQKRSEGLH; the protein is encoded by the coding sequence ATGTCCAATAAACTGATTTCCACTTTGAGTGTTCTGGCGCTGGCGGGGATGGTGTCGACATCGGCGCAGGCGTTGCCAACACCGGTCCAGACCGAGCTTTCGGTGTATACCCAAGCCTATGCGGCCGGAGGCGATTTTGTCGGGAATTATGACCCGGCGTGGACTACGGGTATTGCGCCGATGGCGGTGGGTACTTCCGCATATTCCGAGTCAAATGGGGCTACGGCTAACAGCTTCGGCTTTGGGGCAAGCAATTTTTCCGACTCAGCAGCCGGTGCCGTGGGGTTCTCGGCTCTCGGCTGGCGCACAGAGAATCTTCTTGAGGGCCGTGTGCAGCTAGCGGCGCGATTCCTTTATCAATTCACGATGAATGAAAACGGCAAGTTCAACTTGCTGTGGGATATCACGAGCAACGGTTTGAATGACCCGGCGATTGGGAATTTCAATTTCTCCATCAGCGGTGTGGGTTCGCAGTTGCTTCAGCGCGATACCGGCTCCAATGAAGTGAGCTTTGATCTGCTCGCCGGAACGACCTATTCGATGTTGATTCTGGGCGACTGGTCGGCTGAGGGGGCGTTGGGAACTCAGGGGTTTAGCGAGGACGCCTCGTTTGTCTGGAATATCACGCCGACGGGCAGCAGCCAGGTTCCAGAGCCGAATGGACTGTTGCTGCTGGGCTTGTCGCTTGCGCTGTTGTTTGGCGTGCAGAAGCGCAGCGAGGGGCTGCACTGA
- a CDS encoding class I SAM-dependent DNA methyltransferase yields MHIDTFLARWRAAGGSERANYQLFIADLCALLEVAPPQPANEDTRDNPYVFERRVIFHHGDGSTSNGFIDCYKRGSFIGEAKKIRAGAETRQFDDALLRARGQAENYARHLPADEGRPPFLVVLDVGNVIELYAEFTCTGGSYTPFPDPRSHRIRLDDLSKPEIRARLKAVWHDPHSLDPARRTARATREIAVRLARVAQSLEGKYQPERVAAFLSRCLFSMFAEDVGLLPKVDNEGAFTGLLKSFLLPSPASGRGAGGEGSPVSQFVPLVAELWQAMDEGKFSVAIRAQLPRFNGKLFKQPEVLPLDRDQIDLLLEASRADWAEVEPAIFGTLLESALNPLERHDLGAHYTPRAYVDRLVLPTVIEPLRANWHDTQAAALLLANEGKLKDAADLVRAWHHKLCTTRVLDPACGSGNFLYVTLEHMKRLEGEVLDTLAQLGDTQQRLEVEGLTVDPHQFLGLEINPRAAAIAEMVLWIGYLQWHFRTQGSGLPPSPILRDFKNIECRDAVLTADAIAFATDESGKPLTRWDGRTTKPHPVTGELVPDEAAQIPRERYTNPRPATWPQADYIVGNPPFIGAAAMRQALGDGYTEALRAAWPAVPESADFVMFWWHHAADLTRRGEVQRFGFITTNSLKQTFNRRVLEHHLNAQPPLALAWAIPDHPWVDAASGAAVRIAMTVATASLPSPAGGRGAGGEGSGILQTVVGEGGADGDAVHIELTEKTGRIHADLSIGADVVGAKALRANEGISSAGFKLHGAGFIVSPDEAAKLQPCDRIHPYRNGRDLTDKPRGVLVIDLYGLTANEARSRYPATYQWVLERVKPERDQNNRATYRDNWWLFGEPRKDLRPMLAGQPRFIATVETAKHRTFQFLDAAIAPDNKLVCIALADAYALGVLSSQVHVAWALAAGSRLGVGNDPVYVKTTCFEKFPFPAASPEQQARIAALAEQLDTHRKRQQAAHPELTLTGMYNVLAKLRSGEPLTAKDKAQHEAGLVAVLRQLHDELDTAVLEAYGWSDLLPSPASGREAGGEGTINTDALLDRLVALNAERSREEATGLIRWLRPEFQNPKATHPHPNPPLEGEGATLLPLYGPQGRYPLGQGGGREGDGSLPAPKPAEKRPWPPSLPEQVAAIAQLLAESPLALSEPEIASRFTGKGPWKKRLPQLLETLVALGRARMSDDGRFGASK; encoded by the coding sequence ATGCACATCGACACCTTCCTAGCCCGCTGGCGGGCGGCCGGCGGCTCCGAGCGCGCCAATTACCAGCTTTTCATCGCCGACCTCTGTGCCTTGCTGGAAGTCGCCCCACCCCAGCCCGCCAACGAAGACACCCGCGACAATCCTTACGTCTTCGAGCGCCGCGTCATCTTTCATCACGGCGATGGCAGCACCAGCAACGGCTTCATCGACTGCTACAAACGCGGCAGCTTCATCGGCGAAGCCAAGAAAATCCGCGCCGGCGCCGAAACTCGCCAGTTCGACGACGCCCTGCTGCGCGCCCGTGGCCAGGCTGAAAACTACGCCCGCCATCTGCCCGCCGACGAAGGCCGGCCGCCCTTCCTCGTCGTCCTCGACGTCGGCAACGTCATCGAGCTCTACGCCGAATTCACCTGCACCGGCGGCAGCTACACGCCCTTCCCCGATCCGCGCAGCCACCGCATCCGGCTCGACGACCTCAGCAAGCCGGAAATCCGCGCCCGCCTCAAAGCCGTCTGGCACGACCCGCACAGCCTCGACCCGGCCCGCCGCACCGCCCGCGCCACGCGCGAAATCGCCGTTCGCCTCGCCCGCGTCGCCCAGTCCCTGGAAGGCAAATACCAGCCCGAGCGCGTCGCCGCCTTCCTCTCGCGCTGCCTGTTTTCCATGTTCGCCGAAGACGTCGGCCTGCTCCCCAAAGTCGACAACGAAGGCGCCTTCACCGGCCTGCTCAAGAGTTTCCTCCTCCCCTCTCCCGCCAGCGGGAGAGGGGCCGGGGGAGAGGGCAGCCCAGTAAGCCAATTCGTCCCCCTCGTCGCCGAACTCTGGCAAGCCATGGACGAAGGCAAATTCTCCGTCGCCATCCGCGCCCAGCTGCCGCGCTTCAACGGCAAGCTCTTCAAGCAGCCCGAAGTGCTGCCGCTCGACCGCGACCAGATCGACCTGCTGCTCGAAGCCAGCCGCGCCGACTGGGCCGAAGTCGAACCCGCCATCTTCGGCACCCTGCTCGAAAGTGCCCTCAACCCGCTCGAACGCCACGACCTCGGCGCCCACTACACCCCGCGCGCCTACGTCGACCGCCTCGTCCTGCCCACCGTCATCGAGCCGCTGCGCGCCAACTGGCACGACACCCAGGCTGCCGCCCTGCTGCTCGCCAACGAAGGCAAGCTCAAAGACGCCGCCGACCTCGTCCGCGCCTGGCACCACAAACTGTGCACCACCCGCGTCCTCGACCCCGCCTGCGGCTCCGGCAACTTCCTCTACGTCACGCTCGAACACATGAAGCGTCTCGAAGGCGAAGTCCTCGACACCCTCGCCCAGCTTGGCGACACGCAACAACGCCTCGAAGTCGAAGGCCTCACCGTCGACCCGCACCAGTTCCTCGGCCTCGAAATCAACCCGCGCGCCGCCGCCATCGCCGAAATGGTCCTCTGGATCGGCTACCTGCAATGGCACTTCCGCACCCAGGGCAGCGGCCTGCCGCCCAGCCCCATCCTGCGCGACTTCAAGAACATCGAATGCCGCGACGCCGTGCTCACCGCCGACGCCATCGCCTTCGCCACCGATGAAAGCGGCAAGCCGCTCACCCGCTGGGACGGTCGCACGACCAAACCCCACCCCGTCACCGGCGAACTCGTGCCCGACGAAGCCGCCCAAATCCCGCGCGAACGCTACACCAACCCACGCCCCGCCACCTGGCCGCAGGCCGACTACATCGTCGGCAATCCCCCCTTCATCGGCGCCGCCGCTATGCGCCAGGCCCTCGGCGACGGCTACACCGAAGCCCTGCGCGCCGCCTGGCCGGCCGTCCCCGAATCCGCCGATTTCGTCATGTTCTGGTGGCACCACGCCGCCGACCTCACCCGCCGCGGAGAAGTCCAGCGCTTCGGCTTCATCACCACCAACAGCCTCAAGCAAACTTTCAACCGCCGCGTCCTCGAACACCACCTCAACGCCCAGCCGCCGCTCGCGCTCGCCTGGGCCATCCCCGACCACCCGTGGGTCGACGCCGCCAGCGGTGCCGCCGTGCGCATCGCGATGACCGTCGCCACCGCCTCGCTCCCCTCGCCCGCGGGCGGGAGAGGGGCCGGGGGAGAGGGCAGCGGCATCCTGCAAACCGTCGTTGGCGAAGGCGGCGCCGACGGCGATGCCGTGCACATCGAACTCACCGAGAAAACCGGCCGCATCCACGCCGACCTCAGCATCGGCGCCGATGTCGTCGGCGCCAAGGCGTTGCGTGCCAATGAAGGCATCAGCTCGGCCGGCTTCAAACTGCATGGCGCCGGCTTCATCGTCTCCCCCGACGAAGCGGCCAAGCTGCAACCCTGCGACCGCATCCACCCCTACCGCAACGGCCGCGACCTGACCGACAAGCCGCGCGGCGTCTTGGTCATCGACCTCTACGGCCTGACCGCCAACGAAGCGCGCAGCCGCTATCCGGCGACCTATCAATGGGTGCTCGAGCGCGTCAAACCGGAACGCGACCAGAACAACCGCGCCACCTACCGCGACAACTGGTGGCTGTTCGGCGAACCGCGCAAAGACCTGCGCCCCATGCTCGCCGGCCAACCCCGCTTCATCGCCACCGTCGAAACCGCCAAGCACCGCACCTTCCAGTTCCTCGACGCCGCCATCGCCCCGGACAACAAGCTCGTCTGCATCGCACTGGCTGACGCCTACGCCCTCGGCGTGCTCTCGTCACAAGTCCACGTCGCTTGGGCGCTGGCCGCCGGCAGCCGCCTTGGCGTGGGCAACGACCCGGTCTACGTCAAAACCACCTGCTTCGAAAAATTCCCCTTCCCCGCCGCCAGCCCCGAGCAGCAAGCCCGCATCGCCGCCCTCGCCGAGCAACTCGACACCCACCGCAAGCGCCAGCAGGCCGCCCACCCCGAGCTGACGCTGACCGGCATGTACAACGTGCTGGCCAAACTGCGCAGCGGCGAACCGCTCACTGCCAAGGACAAAGCCCAGCACGAAGCCGGCCTCGTCGCCGTCCTCCGCCAGCTCCACGACGAACTCGATACCGCCGTGCTCGAAGCCTACGGCTGGTCAGACCTTCTCCCCTCGCCCGCCAGCGGGAGAGAGGCCGGGGGAGAGGGCACCATCAACACCGACGCCCTGCTCGACCGCCTCGTCGCCCTCAACGCCGAACGCAGCCGCGAAGAAGCCACCGGCCTGATCCGCTGGCTGCGGCCGGAATTTCAGAATCCGAAGGCAACCCATCCCCACCCCAACCCTCCCCTTGAAGGGGAGGGAGCGACACTCCTCCCCCTTTATGGCCCGCAGGGCCGGTATCCCTTGGGACAAGGGGGAGGCCGGGAGGGGGATGGGTCACTCCCCGCACCCAAACCCGCCGAAAAACGCCCCTGGCCACCCAGCCTGCCCGAACAGGTGGCAGCCATCGCCCAACTCCTGGCCGAAAGCCCGCTGGCGCTCAGCGAGCCGGAAATCGCCAGCCGCTTCACCGGCAAAGGCCCATGGAAAAAACGCCTGCCGCAACTGCTCGAAACCCTGGTCGCGCTGGGTCGCGCCCGGATGAGCGACGACGGCCGTTTTGGAGCCAGCAAATAA
- a CDS encoding nuclease-related domain-containing protein, whose amino-acid sequence MLKALIPLLGISPVLIMAGLLTWQKRRLDADARREAITTELRNPPAASLEARREAIHEKQLTRIVSAMVSGMIAGMLILSRHAEVDLSAWGLMDTLLVLFIVGIGLYYGRQIIRDMRPTRQLKQAIRAEQASAQELAASLAGDNRIIHDIQCGDFNIDHVVVTPAGIFAIETKSRLKPPAGNGSPKVKYDGQSLDFGGWKETKPVEQAERQARWLANYLRKETGESFAVTAVLALPGWWIDRTARISPTMVQAINPKNSRWLLLPEKKAPLLDSPAIQRAANAVEKLAQAKMP is encoded by the coding sequence ATGTTGAAAGCCTTGATCCCGCTGCTCGGTATTTCTCCGGTCCTGATCATGGCCGGCCTGCTGACTTGGCAAAAGCGGCGACTGGACGCCGACGCCCGCCGCGAGGCGATCACGACAGAACTGCGCAACCCGCCGGCGGCAAGCCTGGAGGCCAGGCGCGAAGCGATCCACGAGAAGCAACTGACCCGGATAGTCAGCGCCATGGTGAGTGGCATGATCGCGGGAATGCTGATCCTCTCACGGCACGCCGAAGTCGATCTCAGTGCCTGGGGGTTGATGGACACGCTGCTCGTGCTGTTCATCGTCGGTATCGGGCTGTATTACGGGCGCCAGATCATTCGGGACATGCGCCCGACCCGTCAGCTCAAGCAAGCCATCCGCGCCGAACAGGCATCCGCCCAGGAACTGGCCGCCTCGCTGGCCGGCGACAACCGCATCATCCACGACATCCAGTGCGGCGATTTCAACATTGACCATGTGGTCGTCACCCCAGCCGGCATCTTTGCCATCGAAACCAAGTCGCGCCTGAAACCACCGGCCGGCAACGGTAGCCCGAAGGTGAAGTACGACGGCCAGTCGCTCGATTTCGGCGGTTGGAAAGAGACCAAACCGGTCGAGCAGGCGGAGCGTCAGGCCCGCTGGCTAGCGAACTACCTGCGCAAGGAAACTGGCGAGTCCTTCGCTGTGACGGCGGTTTTAGCCCTGCCCGGTTGGTGGATAGACCGCACCGCACGGATTTCGCCAACCATGGTGCAGGCGATCAACCCGAAGAATTCCCGCTGGCTGCTGCTCCCCGAGAAGAAGGCCCCGCTCCTCGACAGCCCGGCGATTCAGCGGGCAGCGAATGCAGTTGAAAAACTGGCACAGGCCAAAATGCCATGA
- a CDS encoding DUF2283 domain-containing protein, with protein MNIKYFQDTDTLYIEFRKGEIAETRDLDENTLLDVDRDGNIVAMTMEHARQRADIPQFSFEQIAA; from the coding sequence ATGAACATCAAGTATTTTCAGGATACCGACACGCTGTACATCGAGTTCCGCAAGGGTGAAATCGCCGAAACACGCGATCTCGACGAAAACACGCTGCTCGACGTCGATCGCGACGGCAATATCGTCGCCATGACCATGGAGCACGCTCGACAGCGCGCAGACATTCCGCAGTTTTCGTTCGAACAGATTGCAGCCTAA
- a CDS encoding HigA family addiction module antitoxin, with amino-acid sequence MRAIHPGEILREEFLVPLGMRANALAMALHVPAPRINNIVRERRAVTPDTALRLARYVDTTAQFWLNLQSTFDLKQAASESAEQIAEEVRPLQRVA; translated from the coding sequence ATGCGCGCAATCCACCCCGGCGAAATCCTCCGCGAGGAATTTCTGGTACCGCTGGGTATGAGGGCCAATGCCTTGGCGATGGCGTTGCACGTTCCCGCCCCGAGAATCAATAACATCGTCCGCGAACGACGGGCGGTGACGCCGGACACGGCGCTGCGACTGGCGCGCTATGTCGATACGACAGCGCAGTTCTGGCTGAATCTGCAGAGCACTTTCGACCTGAAACAGGCGGCTAGCGAGAGCGCAGAGCAGATCGCCGAGGAAGTACGGCCGCTACAGCGCGTCGCTTGA
- a CDS encoding RNA-binding S4 domain-containing protein: MSTTFAVRGEYIQLDQLLKATGLCESGGAAHAAIAEGRVKVDGAVDTRKRAKMRPGQVVTIGDEEVVLVAE; this comes from the coding sequence GTGAGCACCACCTTTGCCGTGCGCGGCGAATACATCCAGTTGGATCAACTGTTGAAAGCCACCGGCCTCTGCGAATCGGGCGGCGCCGCCCATGCGGCAATTGCCGAAGGGCGGGTCAAGGTCGATGGTGCGGTCGACACGCGAAAACGGGCCAAAATGCGGCCCGGTCAGGTGGTCACCATTGGTGACGAAGAAGTGGTGCTGGTCGCCGAATAG
- a CDS encoding LutC/YkgG family protein translates to MSAKDEILGRVRHGVAKDDFAGRRAAAVASLANAGRGPQPSMAGNLAERFRLKAESLSSTVAVVARREDAPAAVAAYLAAHGIGQQAVVTSDVACLDWASSALQVAARAAEDADLVGISGCFCGVAETGTLMLLSGPETPATVSLLPETHIALVDVSRIVATMEDAFALLRAERGSLPRAVNFISGPSRTGDIEQTIVLGAHGPCRVHLILVGAGAVAP, encoded by the coding sequence TTTGCCGGGCGCCGGGCCGCCGCCGTAGCGTCGCTGGCGAATGCCGGACGCGGGCCGCAACCGAGCATGGCCGGCAATCTGGCCGAACGCTTCCGGCTCAAGGCGGAAAGCCTGTCGAGCACCGTCGCGGTCGTGGCCCGACGGGAAGATGCGCCGGCGGCGGTGGCGGCTTACCTGGCCGCGCACGGCATCGGGCAGCAGGCCGTGGTGACCTCGGATGTCGCCTGCCTGGATTGGGCCTCCAGCGCTTTGCAGGTCGCCGCAAGGGCGGCTGAAGATGCCGATCTGGTGGGCATCTCCGGCTGCTTCTGTGGCGTCGCCGAAACCGGCACCCTGATGCTGCTCTCCGGCCCGGAAACGCCGGCGACGGTCAGCCTGTTGCCGGAAACGCATATCGCGCTGGTCGATGTTTCGCGTATCGTGGCAACTATGGAAGACGCCTTCGCGCTCCTCCGCGCCGAACGCGGCAGCCTGCCGCGCGCCGTCAATTTCATCTCCGGGCCTTCACGGACCGGCGATATCGAGCAAACCATCGTCCTCGGCGCGCACGGGCCTTGCCGGGTGCATCTGATCCTGGTTGGAGCCGGCGCCGTTGCGCCATGA